From a region of the Besnoitia besnoiti strain Bb-Ger1 chromosome I, whole genome shotgun sequence genome:
- a CDS encoding hypothetical protein (encoded by transcript BESB_005320), whose translation MAFCLCSVLLSSLSACDATSLRTSSPCVGAPSRTSGGFETRRRAPRVKLLLSMAVLVLLCAFLSRVVLSSDSAGAAASAPSSGDAAHIPFPVWIPPRSFEPTSLMLLSLGLVSSASFTIYRIRYSAHERSLLQELVHAAVASVFLGLAVGFLLLSWGVYY comes from the coding sequence ATGGCGTTTTGCCTCTGTTCtgttcttctctcctcgctctccgcgtgtGACGCGACGTCTCTTCGCACGTCGTCCCCATGTGTTGGTGCCCCCTCCCGCACCTCTGGCGGGTttgagacgcggcggcgggcaccCCGCGTGAAGTTGCTTCTCTCTATGGCGGTGCTTGTGCTGCTctgcgcttttctctctcgtgtcGTGCTCTCGAGTGACAgtgccggcgctgctgcgtctgcgccctcgtctggcgacgctgcgcaCATTCCCTTCCCGGTGTGGATTCCGCCGCGCTCTTTTGAGCCGACGTCGCTcatgcttctctctctgggtctcgtcagcagcgcgagcttcACCATCTACCGCATCCGCTACTCCGCGCACGAGCGCAGCCTGTTGCAGGAACTGGTTCACGCGGCCGTTGCATCTGTCTTCCTGGGGCTCGCCGTCGGGTTCCTCCTGCTCAGCTGGGGAGTCTACTACTGA